AGGTCTACGAGCAGACTGCCTATGAGGACTTCGTCGCCGAGCGGGTCCGCGGCGGGCAAGGCATCTTCGGGCTCTATCCGGCCAACGAACAGACCAAGGCCGAGTTCGCGGCGTGGCGGCCCGGCTGGTCCTGACCGACCTGATCCAGACCTGAATGACGGCGAAGCCGGCCGTGACGCGGGCTGAATCGGGACGCTGCCGAGGCGGCGCGTCCCGCCACGACCACAATCACCATAAAATCTGGGGGGACATCATGGTTGAAACGTCGCGTCGTCAATGGCTCGCGGGCGGCCTCGCCGCTGCCGGTTCCGCGCTGGCGGGGCCGGCGCTCGGACAGGCCTTTCCGTTCAAGCCGAACCAGCGTTATCCCGATCCGTCGGTCGAGATCCTCGATCCGAGCTTCGGCAAGTACCGGATCTATTCGAGCACGATCGAGCAGGTCGCCAGCGGCATGCGCTGGGCCGAGGGGCCGGTGTATTTCCCGGAAGGGCGCTATGTCCTGGTCAGCGACATCCCCAACAACCGGATCATGAAGTATGACGAGGTGAAGAACAGCTTCACCGTCTTCCGCGAGAACGCCAATTTCGCCAACGGCAATGCGCGCGACCGTCAGGGGCGGCTCGTCACCTGCGAACACTCGATCACGCGCCGCGTCACCCGCACCGAGAAGAACGGCAAGATCACCGTCCTGGCCGACCGCTTCGAGGGCAAGCGCCTGAACGCGCCCAACGATGTCGTCGTGAAGTCCGACGACACGATCTGGTTCACCGATCCGCTCTTCGGCATCAACGGGGAGTGGGAGGGCTCGCGCGCCAAGTCCGAGCAGGCGACGACCAACGTCTACCGCATCGGCACGGACGGGAAGCTGATTGCGGTCGTGACCGACCTGCTCAACCCCAATGGGCTCGCCTTCTCGCCCGACGAGAAGAAGCTCTATGTCGTGGAATGGCGGGGCACGCCGAACCGCAGCATCTGGAGCTTCGACATCGACGCACAGGGCAAGGCCTCGAACAAGACGAAGGTCGTCGACGCCGCCGATTTCGGCGCGCTCGACGGGTTCAGGGTCGATCGCGACGGCAATCTCTGGTGCGGCTATGGCAGCAACGGCGCCCTCAATGCCGAGCCAGTCGAGACGGGTGGACGCAAGGTCTTCGGCCTGCGCGGCAAGCCAGAGGATCTCGACGGGGTCATGGTGTTCAGCCCGGCCGGAAAGCCGCTGGCCTTCATTCGACTGCCGGAGCGTTGCGCCAATCTCTGCTTCGGCGGCCCCAAGGGCAATCGCCTCTACATGGCGAGCAGCCATTCGCTCTACGCCCTCTATGTCGAGGCGCATGGCGCGGTCTGAGGGATCTGGGAGCCCGGCACAACCTAAGCGATTGACGCAGCGTCACCGTTAACCGCGGCTTGAGATGTCTTGACTAATCTCGCCTTCCCGATGAGCGCTGGAGGCGAGCGTGAACGCGACGAAACAGGCCTGCCGGCGATGACAGCGAAAGCGACATGGCCGGCACGCTACCATGACTGGGTCAATCGCCGGCTGTGCATCGTCCCGCTGGACGAGGCCGAGGCGGCGTCGCTTCGCCGTGCGCAGGGGGAGCAGTTCGCCCGCATCCTGCCGGCGATCCTGCTTTCCAACCTGCTTTCGGCGGTGCTCGTCGCCATCACGGCCATGCTCCATGGCTGGCTCTGGTTTCCGTTGTTCTGGAGCGGCTCCGTCGTCGCCATCGGCGTGCTCGGCATTCTGCGGATCACACGGATCCGCGAGCGGAATCGCGATGACTGTCCGTCCGCCAAGTTCAACGACCGCATCCTGATCGACTCCGCCCTGATGGCCGCGCCCTGGCTGGTGATGGCCGCGGTGTTCAACCCGACCGTCGTTCCCGAGATGGAGGTGCTGACGGCGACGCTGCTGGCGGGGCTCGTCTGCGCCGGCACCTTCACCATGGCCAGCATGCCCGCGGCGGCGCTGCTCTTCGCCGGGCTGATCCTCGGGGCGCGCGTTCTCCACATCGCCCTGTCGCCGCTCGACCATGCCGTCGAGAACCTGACCTTCCAGTGGATCTACGGTTCGGTGATGCTGGTCTCGCTGCGCAGCATGGCGCAGCTCTTCCTGGACAGGGTGCGCGCCATCGGCAGCGCCCAGGCGCTGGGCGTCGAGGCGCAGGCGCGGGCGCGGGTCGAGGAGGCGCGGCGCGAGGAGGTGGAGCATCAGGCCGATGCGTTCCGCCACGAGATCGGCGCGATCCTCCAGCCGGTCTTCCAGTCGGTCGACCATATGAACGGGGCGGCCGAGCAGCTGGTGGCGATCTCGCAGCGCTCGCAGGACAAGCTCGGCGGGCTGCTGACGCAGGTTGGCGAGGCCAGCGACGACATCGCCTCCGTCGAAGCCTGCTCGCATCAGCTGACCGACACCATCGCGCTGATCCGCACCGAAGCGGACCGGACGACGCAGCTCGTGCGGACGGCGGCGGCGGATGTGGCGGCGTCGATCGCGATCAAGGAGCAGCTGACCCGCTCCGTGCGGGATATCGGCGAAGTCTCGGACCTGATCCGTGAGATCGCCGCCCAAACCAATCTGCTCGCGCTGAACGCCACCATCGAGGCGGCCCGCGCCGGCATCGCCGGACGCGGCTTCGCCGTGGTCGCGACCGAGGTGAAGGGGCTGGCCGAGCGCACCGAGGCGGCGACGAAGGAGATCTCGGACCGGATCGAGGAGGTGAGGACGGCGACCGAGCGCTCGCTCGCCGCCGTGATGAACATCAGCGTCTCCACGGAGGCGATCGTCGGCGCGACCGGCGGGATCGTGCTCGCGGTCGATCAGCAGGCCGAGGCGATCCGTACCATGGTCGATCTGCTGGGGCGGGCGGTCCGGGAAACGCAGCGCGCCGCGAGCGCGATCGATCTGGTCGCGGCCGATGCGGCGCTGACCATGGACAATGGCCGTCAGGTCTCCGAGGCGGCGGCCGGAGTCGATGGCTCCGCGCGGCGCCTGGACGATTCCGTGTCGCGCTTCTCGCGCCAGGTCGTCGGCGGCTGATCAGCTTTCGCGGACGCCGTAGAAGTCGCGATACCAGGCGACGAAGCGGGCGATGCCGGTCTCGATCGGCGTGTCGGGACGGAAATCGACCCGCGCCATCAGGTCCGAGACATCGGCATAGGTCGCCCGCACATCGCCGGGCTGCATCGGCAGATGCCGCTTGATCGCGGCCTTGCCGCAGGCGGCCTCGATCACCGCGATGAAGCGGTCGAGCCGGACGGGCGTGTGGTTGCCGATGTTGTAGATGCGCCAGGGCGCTGCAGCCGTGGCGGGGTCATGAGCAGCACCCGCGTCGCCGGGTTTCGGCGGCAGCGCGGCCAGGCGGACGATCGCCTCGCTGATGTCGTCGACATAGGTGAAGTCGCGGCTCATCTCGGCCTCGGCATAAACCTCGATCGGCCGGCCTTCGAGGATCGCCTTGGTGAACTTGAAATAGGCCATGTCCGGTCGGCCCCAGGGGCCGTAGACGGTGAAGAAGCGCAGGCCCGTGGCGGGAATTCCATAGAGCTGGGCATAGCTGTGCGCCATCAGCTCGTTGGCGCGCTTGGTCGCGGCGTAGAGCGAGACCGGATGGTCGGCGCCGTCATGCTCGCTGAAGGGCACCTTGGCATTGGCGCCATAGACGGAGCTCGACGAGGCATAGACGAGATGCGCGACCGGGTGGCGCCGGCAGGCCTCGAGCACCGAGAGGAACCCGTCGAGATTGGAGTGGGCATAGGCGCGGGGATTGTCGAGCGAGTAGCGCACGCCGGCCTGGGCCGCGAGATGGATCACCGCCTCGGGGCGGAAGGCGGCGAAAGCCGCGAGCATCCCGTCATAGTCGGCGATGTCGAGCGGCTGGAACGAAAAGCCCTCGCGCGGCAGCAGGCGGTCGAGCCGCGCCTGCTTGAGAGCGGGGTCGTAGTAGGGCGTCAGATTGTCGATGCCGAGGACCTCGACGCCGCGGGCGAGCAGGGCCTGCGTGACATGGAAGCCGACGAAGCCAGCCGCGCCGGTCAACAGGACGCGCCGGGGTGAAACCGTGGTCATCGTGCCCGTTCCGCCCTGTCGGGGAAAGAGCGGGAGGGTCGCGATCACGGCTCCCGCCTGACCGAACCCAATGTTTCAGATCGGCCGGCCTGTCAATCAGGCGGGCTTGCGCGTGCCGCCGCGCGCCGTCGGCGCGTCCTCGTCCAGCAGATCCTCGACGGGGTCCAGGCCGAGATCGTCGTCCTGGAGCACGCGCCAGCCCGAGCCCTCGAGATCGGCATACTGGCCGTTGCGCATGCACCAGAAGAAGGCGGCGAGCCCGGCGAGGCCCAGCCCGAGCGCCAGTGGGAACAGGATGACGAGGATGTTCATGATGCGGCCTTGGTGATGGGCGCCGCCGGCTGCCGCGCCGCGCGAAGGGCGTTGAGCGTGACGACGAGCGAGGAGCCGGACATGGCGGCGGCGGCGACGAGCGGCGTCGCGAACCCTGCGATCGCCACCGGGACGGCGATGGCGTTGTAGAGAACGGCGAACCAGAGGTTCTCCATCATCAGCGTG
This portion of the Bosea sp. OAE506 genome encodes:
- a CDS encoding NAD-dependent epimerase gives rise to the protein MTTVSPRRVLLTGAAGFVGFHVTQALLARGVEVLGIDNLTPYYDPALKQARLDRLLPREGFSFQPLDIADYDGMLAAFAAFRPEAVIHLAAQAGVRYSLDNPRAYAHSNLDGFLSVLEACRRHPVAHLVYASSSSVYGANAKVPFSEHDGADHPVSLYAATKRANELMAHSYAQLYGIPATGLRFFTVYGPWGRPDMAYFKFTKAILEGRPIEVYAEAEMSRDFTYVDDISEAIVRLAALPPKPGDAGAAHDPATAAAPWRIYNIGNHTPVRLDRFIAVIEAACGKAAIKRHLPMQPGDVRATYADVSDLMARVDFRPDTPIETGIARFVAWYRDFYGVRES
- a CDS encoding methyl-accepting chemotaxis protein — encoded protein: MTAKATWPARYHDWVNRRLCIVPLDEAEAASLRRAQGEQFARILPAILLSNLLSAVLVAITAMLHGWLWFPLFWSGSVVAIGVLGILRITRIRERNRDDCPSAKFNDRILIDSALMAAPWLVMAAVFNPTVVPEMEVLTATLLAGLVCAGTFTMASMPAAALLFAGLILGARVLHIALSPLDHAVENLTFQWIYGSVMLVSLRSMAQLFLDRVRAIGSAQALGVEAQARARVEEARREEVEHQADAFRHEIGAILQPVFQSVDHMNGAAEQLVAISQRSQDKLGGLLTQVGEASDDIASVEACSHQLTDTIALIRTEADRTTQLVRTAAADVAASIAIKEQLTRSVRDIGEVSDLIREIAAQTNLLALNATIEAARAGIAGRGFAVVATEVKGLAERTEAATKEISDRIEEVRTATERSLAAVMNISVSTEAIVGATGGIVLAVDQQAEAIRTMVDLLGRAVRETQRAASAIDLVAADAALTMDNGRQVSEAAAGVDGSARRLDDSVSRFSRQVVGG
- the ccoS gene encoding cbb3-type cytochrome oxidase assembly protein CcoS, which translates into the protein MNILVILFPLALGLGLAGLAAFFWCMRNGQYADLEGSGWRVLQDDDLGLDPVEDLLDEDAPTARGGTRKPA
- a CDS encoding SMP-30/gluconolactonase/LRE family protein, with amino-acid sequence MVETSRRQWLAGGLAAAGSALAGPALGQAFPFKPNQRYPDPSVEILDPSFGKYRIYSSTIEQVASGMRWAEGPVYFPEGRYVLVSDIPNNRIMKYDEVKNSFTVFRENANFANGNARDRQGRLVTCEHSITRRVTRTEKNGKITVLADRFEGKRLNAPNDVVVKSDDTIWFTDPLFGINGEWEGSRAKSEQATTNVYRIGTDGKLIAVVTDLLNPNGLAFSPDEKKLYVVEWRGTPNRSIWSFDIDAQGKASNKTKVVDAADFGALDGFRVDRDGNLWCGYGSNGALNAEPVETGGRKVFGLRGKPEDLDGVMVFSPAGKPLAFIRLPERCANLCFGGPKGNRLYMASSHSLYALYVEAHGAV